One segment of Acropora muricata isolate sample 2 chromosome 8, ASM3666990v1, whole genome shotgun sequence DNA contains the following:
- the LOC136925182 gene encoding patched domain-containing protein 3-like — protein sequence METTTTETSSKTLEEESECLTTSSCCCASKLNQCYWWSLFCSWYLHALGKLFGCLGKGIAKHPFATITACILFVSFCSVGFIWFETENRTARLFIPQRSESVNDLNTAEKYFRVKNRDEVILLVTSNQSNVLAPRCLHEVFKVHRAIMTLPSYTEYCVTLSGDKAKSVEDCMMINPLEFLQYKERNLDNKTLAQVQEALNNAYGNTSILTRNGRPIQFSFNRAFGSVSRQGGKITGARAIQLIYVIRDPEDEDASKKILLWEKTFLDKVISLMDTLSCFEVYYSSERSMDDAIAESSGSDITLVSITFSLMITFACVMLGKFLNPLTGHSLLANAGVFAVALGILAGFGLAMWCRVPFVSLVGVLPFLVVGIGIDDMFILVDSLDRQPRDITTTDAIKTVMTHSGATITMTTMTDLVAFAVSTSTAFPAIRYFCIYAALTVTCAYLMIITYFVAVMYFDLTRIRAGRRDCLPLCKASKPRDGSPAWDEPAPHLSNRVMKAWAKILTYPPTKAAVIILSMALLGAGIFGVTKVDETFDRKTLAKDDSYLKHFLAAQEKHFKLPIEVNIVITGEIDYGAESTQNEIRKLTTIVTNNKYYTTKSVSWMDSFVRFANLTNNDSTGAKFLPVLKAFLQVPGCSYFSEDLRFSKDGKKLKASRVLGFMKPSGSSTFQKNAMLSLRKDITEMSKLDAFPITRPFIFFEQYAIIARDTIRNLLIAALAVLVITSPFLVDCTVAILVLFNFAAMVCELFGLMVIWNVSLNSISMINLVMAIGFAVDYSAHVAHAYVVSNKATPNERVVDAVSTLGASVFMGGFSTFLGVIVLAFAASEIFRIFFKMFLGIVILGLLHGLCILPVYLSLLCWRPVVVRPRSVPRVSRDEALSDREQPEEALQMEGLSKTESTASPKKKRHSMTEAAIPNEGAHDDGDKLINLESAAGSVSKPDSNVDDMK from the exons ATGGAAACAACAACCACAGAAACGAGTTCGAAAACTCTCGAGGAGGAATCTGAATGTCTGACGACCTCGAG TTGTTGCTGTGCATCGAAACTCAATCAATGCTACTGGTGGTCGTTATTCTGCAGTTGGTATTTGCATGCCTTGGGGAAGCTTTTTGGCTGCCTTGGTAAAGGAATTGCGAAGCATCCATTTGCTACAATTACAGCTTGCATTTTGTTTGTGAGCTTCTGTTCCGTTGGTTTTATCTGGTTCGAGACGGAGAATAGAACAGCGAGGCTGTTCATTCCACAAAGAAGCGAGTCCGTAAATGATCTTAACACTGCTGAAAAGTATTTCCGGGTGAAAAACAGAGATGAAGTAATTCTTTTAGTGACATCTAATCAATCCAATGTTCTAGCACCCAGATGCCTGCATGAAGTCTTCAAAGTTCATCGTGCCATCATGACTCTTCCTTCTTATACTGAGTATTGTGTTACACTGTCAGGAGACAAAGCAAAATCTGTGGAAGATTGCATGATGATAAATCCTTTGGAATTTTTGCAATACAAAGAGAGGAATCTAGACAACAAGACCCTTGCACAGGTTCAAGAGGCATTGAATAACGCTTACGGTAACACATCAATTTTGACACGAAATGGGCGACCCATTCAGTTCAGCTTTAACCGTGCTTTTGGCAGCGTCAGTCGACAGGGTGGAAAGATCACTGGTGCAAGGGCCATTCAGTTGATTTATGTCATTCGTGACCCAGAAGATGAAGACGCCAGTAAGAAAATTCTGCTGTGGGAGAAGACCTTCCTTGACAAAGTAATCTCGTTAATGGATACCCTTTCTTGCTTTGAGGTATACTACTCCAGTGAAAGGAGCATGGATGATGCTATTGCGGAAAGTAGTGGCTCTGACATCACTCTAGTGTCAATCACCTTCAGTTTGATGATCACCTTCGCTTGTGTCATGCTGGGTAAATTTTTAAATCCGCTGACTGGTCATTCGCTACTGGCGAATGCAGGAGTCTTTGCAGTGGCGCTTGGGATACTAGCCGGGTTTGGACTGGCCATGTGGTGTCGCGTCCCCTTTGTTAGTCTTGTAGGTGTGCTACCCTTCTTAGTTGTAGGAATTGGCATCGATGACATGTTCATCTTAGTGGATTCTCTTGATCGTCAACCACGTGACATAACAACGACTGATGCTATTAAAACAGTGATGACGCATTCTGGAGCCACAATTACCATGACGACGATGACTGACTTGGTTGCCTTCGCTGTAAGCACATCCACCGCATTTCCAGCCATTAG GTACTTCTGCATCTATGCTGCCCTGACAGTCACTTGCGCCTACCTAATGATAATTACATACTTTGTGGCCGTGATGTATTTTGATTTAACGCGAATAAGAGCAGGCCGCCGAGATTGTTTACCGCTCTGTAAGGCATCCAAACCAAGAGATGGCTCTCCAGCGTGGGACGAGCCTGCTCCCCACCTGTCGAATCGTGTCATGAAGGCCTGGGCAAAGATTCTGACCTATCCTCCAACGAAAGCTGCTGTCATAATCTTATCAATGGCGTTGCTTGGTGCTGGTATTTTTGGAGTAACCAAAGTCGACGAAACATTTGACAGGAAAACGTTGGCTAAAGATGATTCTTATTTGAAACACTTTTTAGCGGCTCAagaaaaacacttcaaactTCCCATTGAAGTGAACATCGTTATAACGGGAGAAATTGATTACGGGGCAGAATCAACACAGAACGAAATCAGAAAACTCACAACCATCGTCACAAACAACAAATATTACACAACTAAATCTGTGTCATGGATGGACTCATTTGTTCGATTTGCCAACTTAACAAATAATGATTCTACAGGTGCTAAATTCTTGCCAGTTCTTAAAGCGTTTCTTCAAGTTCCTGGGTGTTCTTATTTTTCTGAAGACTTGAGGTTCTCGAAGGATGGAAAAAAGTTGAAAGCTTCACGCGTTCTTGGCTTCATGAAACCGTCCGGCAGTTCTACATTTCAAAAAAATGCGATGTTGTCTCTGCGGAAAGACATTACCGAAATGTCGAAACTCGACGCCTTCCCCATAACTCGGccattcattttctttgagCAGTATGCTATTATTGCTCGAGATACCATCAGGAATCTCCTTATTGCGGCCTTGGCGGTATTGGTCATCACTAGTCCCTTCCTAGTAGACTGTACAGTGGCGATCCTCgtgcttttcaattttgcagCTATGGTTTGTGAACTTTTTGGGCTAATGGTGATCTGGAACGTGTCCTTGAATTCAATCTCCATGATAAATCTTGTCATGGCGATTGGCTTCGCAGTCGATTACAGCGCCCATGTTGCTCATGCGTACGTGGTATCAAACAAGGCTACACCTAACGAAAGGGTGGTGGATGCTGTGTCTACGCTTGGTGCAAGTGTTTTTATGGGAG GATTTAGTACTTTCCTAGGTGTAATCGTACTTGCCTTTGCTGCCTCAGAAATATTCCGGATcttctttaaaatgtttcttggCATAGTAATTCTTGGCCTCCTCCACGGCTTGTGTATACTGCCTGTTTACCTTTCCTTACTGTGTTGGAGACCTGTTGTTGTCAGACCACGTTCTGTGCCAAGGGTGTCGAGAGATGAAGCTCTAAGTGACAGAGAACAACCAGAAGAAGCATTGCAGATGGAAGGTCTCAGCAAAACTGAAAGTACGGCCTCCCCAAAAAAGAAACGCCACAGCATGACTGAGGCTGCAATTCCCAACGAGGGGGCGCATGATGATGGCGACAAACTTATCAACCTTGAGAGTGCGGCGGGCAGTGTGTCTAAACCAGATTCTAACGTAGACGACATGAAGTAA